A single window of Rubrobacter aplysinae DNA harbors:
- a CDS encoding ABC transporter permease — protein MAAAALVAVVVALPFVSLALWTFAGEWRFPDLVPAEWSLRGVAHLADSRVLSAATTSFGVAVAAAVVAVAAGLPAGMALGMYEFRGKVAVIFFILLPILVPPLASTMGIHLTFIRLGLADTVFGVFLVHLVPTVPYAAIILASVFADRDGALEEAARTLGAGPWRAFLHVTLPQVAPGVAVAALFAFLISWSQYILTLLIGGGNVVTLPMLLFSAASGNDPVISSALALAFALPAVAVLVFALRFLKDGSPDISAPGKAS, from the coding sequence GTGGCCGCCGCGGCCCTCGTGGCGGTCGTGGTCGCGCTGCCGTTCGTGTCGCTCGCGCTGTGGACCTTTGCCGGGGAGTGGCGCTTCCCGGACCTGGTCCCGGCGGAGTGGTCGCTGCGGGGCGTGGCCCACTTGGCCGACTCCCGCGTGCTCTCGGCGGCGACGACGAGCTTCGGGGTCGCGGTGGCGGCGGCGGTGGTCGCGGTCGCGGCGGGGCTGCCGGCGGGGATGGCGCTCGGGATGTACGAGTTCCGGGGCAAGGTGGCCGTTATCTTCTTTATCCTCTTGCCCATCCTGGTGCCGCCGCTCGCCTCCACGATGGGGATACACCTCACGTTTATCCGGCTCGGGCTCGCGGATACCGTGTTCGGGGTGTTCCTGGTGCATCTGGTCCCGACGGTGCCGTACGCCGCGATCATCCTGGCCAGCGTCTTCGCAGACCGCGACGGCGCGCTGGAGGAGGCGGCCCGCACGCTCGGGGCGGGGCCCTGGCGGGCTTTTCTGCACGTCACGCTGCCCCAGGTCGCGCCGGGCGTGGCGGTCGCGGCGCTGTTCGCGTTCCTCATCTCCTGGAGCCAGTACATCCTGACGCTGCTCATCGGGGGCGGCAACGTCGTGACCCTCCCGATGCTCCTGTTCTCGGCGGCCTCGGGCAACGACCCCGTGATCTCCTCCGCCCTGGCCCTGGCCTTCGCCCTGCCCGCCGTCGCCGTGCTGGTATTCGCGCTACGGTTCCTCAAGGACGGATCGCCGGACATTTCGGCTCCGGGCAAGGCGTCGTAG
- a CDS encoding ABC transporter substrate-binding protein has protein sequence MRRWIPLCATLVALALTLAACGDPASSSSGSSGDEGETRSFSELEDAARGTEVNITMYGGDEATNEYVDEWAAPRLEEQYGIELKRTPVADTADAVNKLLNEKQAGGEGGSVDLVWLNGENFATGADADLWYGPWAERLPNADLIDWDSPGIRRDFGYPVEGREAPWGKAQFVMIYDSDEVDDPPRSMDELKQWVADNPGEFAYPSPPDFTGNAFVEHVLYELGGGPEPFQKPFDREVFDEAAPAVYEYLNELEPDLWRSGETYPESSTALEELYQNGEISLSMSYNPNLAQRQIEKGLYPESTRTYLFEDGTLSNTHYVAVPFNSQNKAGAQVVANFLESPEAQAAKQDPDTGWGDLPAIEVDRLPEAEQEPFEANNAPAALSNEELQENQLPEARTEWLLELEDGWQNRVLEE, from the coding sequence GTGAGACGCTGGATCCCGCTCTGCGCCACCCTGGTGGCCCTCGCGCTAACATTGGCAGCCTGTGGCGATCCGGCTTCCAGTAGCTCCGGTAGTTCCGGCGACGAGGGTGAGACGAGGTCGTTCTCCGAGCTGGAAGACGCGGCGCGCGGCACGGAGGTCAACATCACCATGTACGGCGGCGACGAGGCGACCAACGAGTACGTGGACGAGTGGGCGGCTCCGCGCCTTGAAGAGCAGTACGGTATAGAGCTAAAACGCACCCCCGTGGCCGATACGGCGGACGCCGTGAACAAGCTCCTAAACGAGAAGCAAGCCGGAGGCGAAGGGGGCAGCGTGGACCTCGTGTGGCTAAACGGCGAGAACTTCGCCACCGGCGCGGACGCGGACCTCTGGTACGGGCCGTGGGCCGAACGCCTGCCGAACGCGGACCTCATAGACTGGGACAGTCCCGGCATCCGGCGCGACTTCGGCTACCCGGTCGAGGGCCGCGAGGCCCCGTGGGGCAAGGCGCAGTTCGTCATGATCTACGACTCCGACGAGGTAGACGACCCGCCGCGCAGCATGGACGAGCTAAAGCAGTGGGTCGCCGACAATCCCGGCGAGTTCGCCTACCCCTCCCCGCCGGACTTCACCGGCAACGCCTTCGTCGAGCACGTCCTGTACGAGCTTGGCGGAGGGCCGGAGCCCTTCCAGAAACCCTTCGACAGAGAGGTCTTCGACGAGGCGGCCCCGGCGGTGTACGAGTACCTGAACGAGCTGGAGCCCGACCTGTGGCGTAGCGGCGAGACCTATCCCGAGTCTTCCACCGCGCTCGAGGAACTGTACCAGAACGGCGAGATCTCGCTCTCCATGAGCTACAACCCGAACCTGGCGCAGCGTCAGATCGAGAAGGGCCTGTACCCAGAGAGCACCCGAACCTACCTCTTCGAAGACGGCACCCTCTCCAACACCCACTACGTCGCAGTCCCGTTCAACTCCCAGAACAAGGCCGGGGCCCAAGTAGTGGCGAACTTCCTCGAAAGCCCCGAGGCCCAGGCCGCCAAGCAGGACCCCGACACGGGCTGGGGCGATCTCCCCGCCATAGAGGTGGACCGCCTGCCGGAGGCCGAGCAGGAGCCATTCGAGGCCAATAACGCCCCGGCCGCCCTCTCGAACGAGGAGTTGCAGGAGAACCAGCTCCCCGAGGCCCGCACCGAGTGGCTGCTGGAGCTCGAAGACGGCTGGCAGAACCGCGTGCTGGAGGAGTAG
- a CDS encoding ABC transporter permease yields the protein MGDRLNDRLKIALLLAPALGILGLLFVGGIVNAVVQSLGYLPALGIEGPSLDAYRQVLSDRDFYDSLALTLYVAGVSTAVSTVLAVLAALALRRAGGTLSTVVFQLPITVPHLVAAVGIALVVSQTGLGARVAASAGLIGEPSQFPALLYDRYSVGIVLTYVWKETPFIALVVLAALRGVAGELEEVARTLGANAWQRFWHVVFPVISPAVLVASLVVFAFTFGAFEVPYLLGRSYPTILPVMAYEEYRDIDLAARPIAMAINVLIALITGLFAALYLRLNRDIGRGLGRGVRRG from the coding sequence GTGGGAGATCGCCTCAACGACCGCCTCAAGATAGCCCTGCTCCTCGCGCCCGCGCTCGGCATCCTGGGCCTGCTGTTCGTGGGCGGTATCGTGAACGCCGTGGTGCAGTCGCTCGGGTACCTGCCCGCGCTCGGGATAGAGGGCCCGAGCCTCGACGCCTACCGCCAGGTTCTCTCGGACCGGGACTTCTACGACTCTCTGGCCCTGACGCTGTACGTCGCGGGCGTGTCCACGGCGGTCTCCACGGTGCTCGCGGTGCTCGCAGCGCTGGCCCTGCGCCGGGCCGGGGGCACGCTCTCGACGGTGGTGTTCCAGCTCCCGATCACGGTTCCCCACCTGGTGGCGGCGGTCGGGATCGCGCTCGTCGTCTCACAGACCGGGCTCGGGGCGCGGGTTGCGGCCTCCGCGGGGCTTATCGGGGAGCCGTCGCAGTTCCCGGCTCTGTTGTACGACCGGTACTCGGTCGGCATCGTCCTGACCTACGTGTGGAAGGAGACGCCGTTTATCGCGCTGGTGGTGCTGGCGGCGCTGCGCGGGGTGGCCGGGGAGCTTGAGGAGGTGGCCCGCACGCTCGGGGCCAACGCCTGGCAGCGGTTCTGGCACGTGGTGTTTCCCGTGATCTCACCGGCGGTGCTGGTGGCGAGCCTGGTGGTCTTCGCCTTTACCTTCGGCGCGTTCGAGGTGCCGTACCTCCTCGGCCGGAGCTACCCGACGATACTGCCGGTGATGGCCTACGAGGAGTACCGCGACATAGACCTCGCCGCCCGCCCGATAGCAATGGCGATAAACGTCCTCATAGCCCTCATAACCGGACTCTTCGCCGCCCTGTACCTGCGCCTGAACCGCGACATAGGCCGGGGCCTCGGCAGGGGCGTGCGCCGTGGCTAG